A genomic window from Salvia splendens isolate huo1 chromosome 11, SspV2, whole genome shotgun sequence includes:
- the LOC121753890 gene encoding uncharacterized protein LOC121753890 isoform X1: MALFKFAPLCIDLVVWPAIALVYPLFVSIRAVETGSGYHMRKLVRYWIMFSLFSLFEFALVKVIEWIPFWSGVRLAVIFCLVMPQFEGACLAYQGLVSSFIDRFDMLMEERLCKRRTFLDAVDKYINENGSEALEKLIASQMTPPEARVENRCLETPLLKKSEQEWTCGLCKMTSVGLSTLNAHLQGSMHKSKLEILKASLLNAKDTGSSPLSQVQHTRSFSAAWDLKGTYAAAEFKERMPPKEPENTLLKKTEQEWTCDLCKVTTASKSMLNAHFQGSKHKSKLESPKACLLDTKDTGPPPLVEHAQSQETADSEVKEMTPRQETAEKWNCDMCKVTAMDLLTFNGHLQGCKHKAKLETIQKESLVDAKDTGSFSPLHAQPVSAAWDLNGTLEAAKDKEMMPPKETRETRLLETPLLKKAQQEWTAFITSVENVQSIPAGWDLKGTYAAAEVKQMMPPKETAEKSGPDPETPLHEKAHQEWNCDQCKVTTTDPLTLNGHLQWGEDNAKLETILKENLLDAKDTGPILPLVQHTLPVSAAWDLNGTLEAAKNKKLMLPKETAETRLPETPLLKKAQQEWTAFITNAEHAQSIPAGWDQKGTYAASEVIEMMPPTGTAEKGDTGTPLPEKAHQEWHCDLCKVTTSDPLILNGHLKGCRHKAKLKRCRHKAKLKTIQKESLLDTEDTGPLSPLVQHAQTVSANWDLNGTVEVAKDKEMMPPKETAEMRLPETSLLKKSQQELNGDMSKVTTESEFMLNDHLQGSQHKSKLETTLKASLLEAKDTGPSPSQVQHLQSVSAAWDLNGTHAAFEEEKIVPPKETAERRLPASPLLKKDKQEWAGDLCKVPTESVSTLNDHLEASNPNSKLETALEGTYAAAEMEGLMLPKETAENRLPETPLLKTDQPEGTGDVFNVTTKRDSMLNDHVQGNQPKSKLERALKASLLKAKDTGLSSLHTQPVSAAWFLKGTYVASEAREIRTPKETAEKRSPEIPLIENAQQKWTSDPCKVTTTNKIPLNGHLQETKHKDKLEFTKKESLLELEKHTASKNGHVKGSDSHRDVQVVKSEVKNGSPAALKEVQYMQPIEVPKCTYSNTEVKETKPPLKASRAGNPPFKKERIVKSEAKNGSSALQEVQYAQRLKVPGKTYANTEVKETMPPPEASRAVTPPLKQEWRCALCKVKATGEKDLNAHLLGNKHKDKLESLKKRKGKLVVLEISGTFRHWCILCDAKMATDVALASHIGGKRHASRIDEIEKLETSLSAGQCQ; encoded by the exons ATGGCGCTCTTCAAGTTTGCTCCTCTCTGCATCGATCTTGTTGTCTG GCCTGCAATTGCTCTGGTTTATCCCCT GTTTGTTTCAATCAGGGCAGTTGAGACTGGTTCTGGATACCACATGAGGAAGTTGGTCAGATATTGGATAATGTTCTCTTTGTTTTCTCTCTTTGAGTTTGCTTTAGTGAAAGTCATTGAGTG GATACCTTTCTGGTCTGGTGTAAGACTTGCAGTTATCTTCTGCTTAGTGATGCCTCAGTTTGAGGGTGCATGTCTTGCCTACCAAGGCCTTGTAAGTTCATTTATTGACAGGTTTGACATGCTAATGGAGGAGAGACTTTGTAAGAGAAGAACATTTTTGGATGCAGTAGACAAATACATCAACGAAAATGGATCAGAAGCTCTGGAAAAGCTTATTGCATCACAG ATGACACCACCAGAAGCAAGAGTGGAAAATAGATGCCTTGAGACTCCCCTCCTCAAGAAATCTGAGCAAGAATGGACCTGTGGCTTATGTAAGATGACTAGCGTCGGTTTGTCAACGCTGAATGCTCATCTTCAGGGAAGCATGCACAAGTCCAAGCTTGAGATCCTGAAAGCAAGCTTGCTTAATGCAAAAGATACAGGATCGTCGCCTTTG TCGCAGGTGCAACACACACGTTCATTTTCCGCTGCTTGGGATCTGAAGGGAACATATGCAGCTGCTGAGTTTAAAGAGAGAATGCCACCAAAAGAACCAGAGAACACTCTCCTCAAGAAAACTGAGCAAGAATGGACCTGTGATTTATGTAAGGTTACTACGGCGAGTAAGTCAATGTTGAATGCTCATTTTCAAGGGAGCAAGCACAAGTCCAAGCTTGAGTCCCCTAAAGCATGCTTACTTGATACGAAAGATACAGGTCCCCCGCCTTTG GTGGAGCATGCACAGTCACAAGAAACTGCAGATTCTGAGGTTAAAGAGATGACGCCGCGACAAGAAACTGCAGAAAAGTGGAACTGTGATATGTGCAAAGTGACAGCCATGGATCTGTTAACGTTTAACGGTCATCTTCAAGGGTGCAAACACAAGGCCAAGCTTGAGACTATCCAGAAAGAAAGCTTGGTTGATGCAAAAGATACAGGATCCTTCTCACCTTTG CATGCACAGCCAGTTTCTGCTGCTTGGGATCTGAACGGAACACTTGAAGCTGCTAAGGATAAAGAGATGATGCCGCCAAAAGAAACTCGAGAAACAAGACTCCTTGAAACCCCTCTCCTTAAAAAAGCTCAGCAAGAATGGACTGCCTTTATTACTAGC GTGGAGAATGTGCAGTCAATTCCTGCTGGGTGGGATCTGAAGGGAACATATGCAGCTGCTGAGGTTAAACAGATGATGCCGCCAAAAGAAACTGCAGAAAAGTCAGGCCCAGACCCAGAGACCCCTCTCCACGAGAAAGCTCATCAAGAATGGAACTGTGATCAGTGTAAGGTGACAACCACAGATCCGTTAACGTTAAACGGTCATCTTCAATGGGGCGAAGACAATGCCAAACTTGAGACTATCCTGAAAGAAAACTTGCTTGATGCAAAAGATACAGGACCCATCTTACCTTTG GTGCAGCACACACTGCCAGTTTCTGCTGCTTGGGATCTGAACGGAACACTTGAAGCTGCGAAGAATAAAAAGCTAATGCTACCAAAAGAAACTGCGGAAACCAGACTCCCAGAAACCCCTCTCCTCAAGAAAGCTCAGCAAGAATGGACTGCTTTTATTACTAAC GCGGAGCATGCACAGTCAATTCCTGCTGGTTGGGATCAGAAGGGAACATATGCAGCTTCTGAGGTTATAGAGATGATGCCGCCAACAGGAACTGCTGAAAAGGGGGACACAGGGACCCCTCTCCCCGAGAAAGCTCATCAAGAATGGCACTGTGATCTGTGCAAGGTGACAACCTCGGATCCGTTAATTCTGAATGGCCATCTTAAAGGGTGCAGACACAAGGCCAAGCTTAAGAGGTGCAGACACAAGGCCAAGCTTAAGACTATCCAGAAAGAAAGTTTGCTTGATACGGAAGATACAGGACCCTTATCACCTTTG GTTCAGCACGCACAGACAGTTTCTGCTAATTGGGATTTGAACGGAACAGTTGAAGTTGCTAAGGATAAAGAGATGATGCCACCAAAAGAAACTGCCGAAATGCGACTCCCAGAAACCTCTCTCCTCAAGAAATCTCAACAAGAATTGAATGGTGATATGTCCAAGGTTACTACTGAGAGTGAGTTCATGTTGAATGATCATCTTCAAGGTAGCCAACACAAGTCCAAGCTTGAGACCACCTTGAAAGCAAGCTTGCTCGAAGCAAAAGATACAGGACCTTCACCTTCG CAGGTGCAACACTTGCAGTCAGTTTCTGCCGCATGGGATCTGAATGGAACACATGCAGCTTTTGAGGAAGAAAAGATAGTGCCACCAAAAGAAACTGCAGAAAGGAGACTCCCAGCAAGCCCTCTCCTCAAGAAAGATAAGCAAGAATGGGCTGGTGATCTATGCAAGGTACCTACCGAGAGTGTGTCAACGCTGAATGATCATCTTGAAGCGAGCAACCCCAACTCCAAGCTTGAGACAGCCCTGGAA GGAACATATGCAGCTGCTGAGATGGAAGGTTTAATGCTCCCAAAGGAAACTGCGGAAAACAGGCTCCCAGAAACCCCCCTCCTCAAAACAGATCAGCCAGAAGGGACCGGTGATGTGTTCAATGTGACTACCAAGAGAGACTCAATGTTAAATGATCATGTTCAAGGCAACCAACCCAAGTCCAAGCTTGAGAGAGCCTTGAAAGCAAGTTTGCTCAAAGCTAAAGATACAGGACTCTCATCTTTG CACACTCAGCCAGTTTCTGCTGCTTGGTTCCTGAAGGGAACATATGTAGCTTCTGAGGCTAGAGAGATAAGAACACCAAAAGAAACTGCAGAAAAGAGAAGTCCAGAGATCCCTCTTATCGAGAATGCTCAGCAAAAATGGACCTCTGATCCATGCAAGGTGACAACCACAAATAAGATACCGTTAAATGGTCATCTTCAGGAGACAAAACACAAGGACAAGCTTGAGTTCACCAAGAAAGAAAGCTTGCTTGAACTTGAAAAGCATACTGCAAGCAAG AATGGACATGTTAAAGGGAGTGATTCCCACAGAGATGTCCAAGTTGTAAAATCAGAGGTGAAAAATGGTTCCCCGGCAGCTCTAAAAGAG GTGCAGTATATGCAGCCAATTGAGGTTCCCAAATGTACATATTCCAATACTGAGGTTAAAGAGACGAAGCCACCACTGAAAGCAAGTCGCGCAGGAAATCCTCCCTTCAAGAAAGAACGGATTGTAAAGTCAGAGGCAAAAAATGGTTCATCGGCATTACAAGAG GTGCAGTATGCACAGCGACTCAAGGTTCCTGGAAAAACATATGCCAATACTGAGGTTAAAGAGACAATGCCACCACCAGAAGCAAGTCGTGCAGTAACTCCTCCCCTCAAGCAAGAATGGAGATGTGCTTTATGTAAGGTGAAAGCCACGGGTGAGAAAGATTTGAATGCTCATCTTCTGGGAAATAAACACAAGGACAAGTTAGAATCACTGAAAAAAAGGAAGGGAAAGCTGGTTGTGTTAGAGATTAGTGGGACATTTAGACACTGGTGCATTCTATGTGATGCGAAGATGGCTACTGATGTTGCTTTGGCTTCTCATATTGGAGGGAAACGACATGCCTCTCGCATCGATGAAATCGAGAAACTTGAAACTAGCCTTTCAGCAGGTCAGTGTCAATGA
- the LOC121753890 gene encoding uncharacterized protein LOC121753890 isoform X5, producing MALFKFAPLCIDLVVWPAIALVYPLFVSIRAVETGSGYHMRKLVRYWIMFSLFSLFEFALVKVIEWIPFWSGVRLAVIFCLVMPQFEGACLAYQGLVSSFIDRFDMLMEERLCKRRTFLDAVDKYINENGSEALEKLIASQMTPPEARVENRCLETPLLKKSEQEWTCGLCKMTSVGLSTLNAHLQGSMHKSKLEILKASLLNAKDTGSSPLSQVQHTRSFSAAWDLKGTYAAAEFKERMPPKEPENTLLKKTEQEWTCDLCKVTTASKSMLNAHFQGSKHKSKLESPKACLLDTKDTGPPPLVEHAQSQETADSEVKEMTPRQETAEKWNCDMCKVTAMDLLTFNGHLQGCKHKAKLETIQKESLVDAKDTGSFSPLVENVQSIPAGWDLKGTYAAAEVKQMMPPKETAEKSGPDPETPLHEKAHQEWNCDQCKVTTTDPLTLNGHLQWGEDNAKLETILKENLLDAKDTGPILPLVQHTLPVSAAWDLNGTLEAAKNKKLMLPKETAETRLPETPLLKKAQQEWTAFITNAEHAQSIPAGWDQKGTYAASEVIEMMPPTGTAEKGDTGTPLPEKAHQEWHCDLCKVTTSDPLILNGHLKGCRHKAKLKRCRHKAKLKTIQKESLLDTEDTGPLSPLVQHAQTVSANWDLNGTVEVAKDKEMMPPKETAEMRLPETSLLKKSQQELNGDMSKVTTESEFMLNDHLQGSQHKSKLETTLKASLLEAKDTGPSPSQVQHLQSVSAAWDLNGTHAAFEEEKIVPPKETAERRLPASPLLKKDKQEWAGDLCKVPTESVSTLNDHLEASNPNSKLETALEGTYAAAEMEGLMLPKETAENRLPETPLLKTDQPEGTGDVFNVTTKRDSMLNDHVQGNQPKSKLERALKASLLKAKDTGLSSLHTQPVSAAWFLKGTYVASEAREIRTPKETAEKRSPEIPLIENAQQKWTSDPCKVTTTNKIPLNGHLQETKHKDKLEFTKKESLLELEKHTASKNGHVKGSDSHRDVQVVKSEVKNGSPAALKEVQYMQPIEVPKCTYSNTEVKETKPPLKASRAGNPPFKKERIVKSEAKNGSSALQEVQYAQRLKVPGKTYANTEVKETMPPPEASRAVTPPLKQEWRCALCKVKATGEKDLNAHLLGNKHKDKLESLKKRKGKLVVLEISGTFRHWCILCDAKMATDVALASHIGGKRHASRIDEIEKLETSLSAGQCQ from the exons ATGGCGCTCTTCAAGTTTGCTCCTCTCTGCATCGATCTTGTTGTCTG GCCTGCAATTGCTCTGGTTTATCCCCT GTTTGTTTCAATCAGGGCAGTTGAGACTGGTTCTGGATACCACATGAGGAAGTTGGTCAGATATTGGATAATGTTCTCTTTGTTTTCTCTCTTTGAGTTTGCTTTAGTGAAAGTCATTGAGTG GATACCTTTCTGGTCTGGTGTAAGACTTGCAGTTATCTTCTGCTTAGTGATGCCTCAGTTTGAGGGTGCATGTCTTGCCTACCAAGGCCTTGTAAGTTCATTTATTGACAGGTTTGACATGCTAATGGAGGAGAGACTTTGTAAGAGAAGAACATTTTTGGATGCAGTAGACAAATACATCAACGAAAATGGATCAGAAGCTCTGGAAAAGCTTATTGCATCACAG ATGACACCACCAGAAGCAAGAGTGGAAAATAGATGCCTTGAGACTCCCCTCCTCAAGAAATCTGAGCAAGAATGGACCTGTGGCTTATGTAAGATGACTAGCGTCGGTTTGTCAACGCTGAATGCTCATCTTCAGGGAAGCATGCACAAGTCCAAGCTTGAGATCCTGAAAGCAAGCTTGCTTAATGCAAAAGATACAGGATCGTCGCCTTTG TCGCAGGTGCAACACACACGTTCATTTTCCGCTGCTTGGGATCTGAAGGGAACATATGCAGCTGCTGAGTTTAAAGAGAGAATGCCACCAAAAGAACCAGAGAACACTCTCCTCAAGAAAACTGAGCAAGAATGGACCTGTGATTTATGTAAGGTTACTACGGCGAGTAAGTCAATGTTGAATGCTCATTTTCAAGGGAGCAAGCACAAGTCCAAGCTTGAGTCCCCTAAAGCATGCTTACTTGATACGAAAGATACAGGTCCCCCGCCTTTG GTGGAGCATGCACAGTCACAAGAAACTGCAGATTCTGAGGTTAAAGAGATGACGCCGCGACAAGAAACTGCAGAAAAGTGGAACTGTGATATGTGCAAAGTGACAGCCATGGATCTGTTAACGTTTAACGGTCATCTTCAAGGGTGCAAACACAAGGCCAAGCTTGAGACTATCCAGAAAGAAAGCTTGGTTGATGCAAAAGATACAGGATCCTTCTCACCTTTG GTGGAGAATGTGCAGTCAATTCCTGCTGGGTGGGATCTGAAGGGAACATATGCAGCTGCTGAGGTTAAACAGATGATGCCGCCAAAAGAAACTGCAGAAAAGTCAGGCCCAGACCCAGAGACCCCTCTCCACGAGAAAGCTCATCAAGAATGGAACTGTGATCAGTGTAAGGTGACAACCACAGATCCGTTAACGTTAAACGGTCATCTTCAATGGGGCGAAGACAATGCCAAACTTGAGACTATCCTGAAAGAAAACTTGCTTGATGCAAAAGATACAGGACCCATCTTACCTTTG GTGCAGCACACACTGCCAGTTTCTGCTGCTTGGGATCTGAACGGAACACTTGAAGCTGCGAAGAATAAAAAGCTAATGCTACCAAAAGAAACTGCGGAAACCAGACTCCCAGAAACCCCTCTCCTCAAGAAAGCTCAGCAAGAATGGACTGCTTTTATTACTAAC GCGGAGCATGCACAGTCAATTCCTGCTGGTTGGGATCAGAAGGGAACATATGCAGCTTCTGAGGTTATAGAGATGATGCCGCCAACAGGAACTGCTGAAAAGGGGGACACAGGGACCCCTCTCCCCGAGAAAGCTCATCAAGAATGGCACTGTGATCTGTGCAAGGTGACAACCTCGGATCCGTTAATTCTGAATGGCCATCTTAAAGGGTGCAGACACAAGGCCAAGCTTAAGAGGTGCAGACACAAGGCCAAGCTTAAGACTATCCAGAAAGAAAGTTTGCTTGATACGGAAGATACAGGACCCTTATCACCTTTG GTTCAGCACGCACAGACAGTTTCTGCTAATTGGGATTTGAACGGAACAGTTGAAGTTGCTAAGGATAAAGAGATGATGCCACCAAAAGAAACTGCCGAAATGCGACTCCCAGAAACCTCTCTCCTCAAGAAATCTCAACAAGAATTGAATGGTGATATGTCCAAGGTTACTACTGAGAGTGAGTTCATGTTGAATGATCATCTTCAAGGTAGCCAACACAAGTCCAAGCTTGAGACCACCTTGAAAGCAAGCTTGCTCGAAGCAAAAGATACAGGACCTTCACCTTCG CAGGTGCAACACTTGCAGTCAGTTTCTGCCGCATGGGATCTGAATGGAACACATGCAGCTTTTGAGGAAGAAAAGATAGTGCCACCAAAAGAAACTGCAGAAAGGAGACTCCCAGCAAGCCCTCTCCTCAAGAAAGATAAGCAAGAATGGGCTGGTGATCTATGCAAGGTACCTACCGAGAGTGTGTCAACGCTGAATGATCATCTTGAAGCGAGCAACCCCAACTCCAAGCTTGAGACAGCCCTGGAA GGAACATATGCAGCTGCTGAGATGGAAGGTTTAATGCTCCCAAAGGAAACTGCGGAAAACAGGCTCCCAGAAACCCCCCTCCTCAAAACAGATCAGCCAGAAGGGACCGGTGATGTGTTCAATGTGACTACCAAGAGAGACTCAATGTTAAATGATCATGTTCAAGGCAACCAACCCAAGTCCAAGCTTGAGAGAGCCTTGAAAGCAAGTTTGCTCAAAGCTAAAGATACAGGACTCTCATCTTTG CACACTCAGCCAGTTTCTGCTGCTTGGTTCCTGAAGGGAACATATGTAGCTTCTGAGGCTAGAGAGATAAGAACACCAAAAGAAACTGCAGAAAAGAGAAGTCCAGAGATCCCTCTTATCGAGAATGCTCAGCAAAAATGGACCTCTGATCCATGCAAGGTGACAACCACAAATAAGATACCGTTAAATGGTCATCTTCAGGAGACAAAACACAAGGACAAGCTTGAGTTCACCAAGAAAGAAAGCTTGCTTGAACTTGAAAAGCATACTGCAAGCAAG AATGGACATGTTAAAGGGAGTGATTCCCACAGAGATGTCCAAGTTGTAAAATCAGAGGTGAAAAATGGTTCCCCGGCAGCTCTAAAAGAG GTGCAGTATATGCAGCCAATTGAGGTTCCCAAATGTACATATTCCAATACTGAGGTTAAAGAGACGAAGCCACCACTGAAAGCAAGTCGCGCAGGAAATCCTCCCTTCAAGAAAGAACGGATTGTAAAGTCAGAGGCAAAAAATGGTTCATCGGCATTACAAGAG GTGCAGTATGCACAGCGACTCAAGGTTCCTGGAAAAACATATGCCAATACTGAGGTTAAAGAGACAATGCCACCACCAGAAGCAAGTCGTGCAGTAACTCCTCCCCTCAAGCAAGAATGGAGATGTGCTTTATGTAAGGTGAAAGCCACGGGTGAGAAAGATTTGAATGCTCATCTTCTGGGAAATAAACACAAGGACAAGTTAGAATCACTGAAAAAAAGGAAGGGAAAGCTGGTTGTGTTAGAGATTAGTGGGACATTTAGACACTGGTGCATTCTATGTGATGCGAAGATGGCTACTGATGTTGCTTTGGCTTCTCATATTGGAGGGAAACGACATGCCTCTCGCATCGATGAAATCGAGAAACTTGAAACTAGCCTTTCAGCAGGTCAGTGTCAATGA
- the LOC121753890 gene encoding uncharacterized protein LOC121753890 isoform X4, whose protein sequence is MRKLVRYWIMFSLFSLFEFALVKVIEWIPFWSGVRLAVIFCLVMPQFEGACLAYQGLVSSFIDRFDMLMEERLCKRRTFLDAVDKYINENGSEALEKLIASQMTPPEARVENRCLETPLLKKSEQEWTCGLCKMTSVGLSTLNAHLQGSMHKSKLEILKASLLNAKDTGSSPLSQVQHTRSFSAAWDLKGTYAAAEFKERMPPKEPENTLLKKTEQEWTCDLCKVTTASKSMLNAHFQGSKHKSKLESPKACLLDTKDTGPPPLVEHAQSQETADSEVKEMTPRQETAEKWNCDMCKVTAMDLLTFNGHLQGCKHKAKLETIQKESLVDAKDTGSFSPLHAQPVSAAWDLNGTLEAAKDKEMMPPKETRETRLLETPLLKKAQQEWTAFITSVENVQSIPAGWDLKGTYAAAEVKQMMPPKETAEKSGPDPETPLHEKAHQEWNCDQCKVTTTDPLTLNGHLQWGEDNAKLETILKENLLDAKDTGPILPLVQHTLPVSAAWDLNGTLEAAKNKKLMLPKETAETRLPETPLLKKAQQEWTAFITNAEHAQSIPAGWDQKGTYAASEVIEMMPPTGTAEKGDTGTPLPEKAHQEWHCDLCKVTTSDPLILNGHLKGCRHKAKLKRCRHKAKLKTIQKESLLDTEDTGPLSPLVQHAQTVSANWDLNGTVEVAKDKEMMPPKETAEMRLPETSLLKKSQQELNGDMSKVTTESEFMLNDHLQGSQHKSKLETTLKASLLEAKDTGPSPSQVQHLQSVSAAWDLNGTHAAFEEEKIVPPKETAERRLPASPLLKKDKQEWAGDLCKVPTESVSTLNDHLEASNPNSKLETALEGTYAAAEMEGLMLPKETAENRLPETPLLKTDQPEGTGDVFNVTTKRDSMLNDHVQGNQPKSKLERALKASLLKAKDTGLSSLHTQPVSAAWFLKGTYVASEAREIRTPKETAEKRSPEIPLIENAQQKWTSDPCKVTTTNKIPLNGHLQETKHKDKLEFTKKESLLELEKHTASKNGHVKGSDSHRDVQVVKSEVKNGSPAALKEVQYMQPIEVPKCTYSNTEVKETKPPLKASRAGNPPFKKERIVKSEAKNGSSALQEVQYAQRLKVPGKTYANTEVKETMPPPEASRAVTPPLKQEWRCALCKVKATGEKDLNAHLLGNKHKDKLESLKKRKGKLVVLEISGTFRHWCILCDAKMATDVALASHIGGKRHASRIDEIEKLETSLSAGQCQ, encoded by the exons ATGAGGAAGTTGGTCAGATATTGGATAATGTTCTCTTTGTTTTCTCTCTTTGAGTTTGCTTTAGTGAAAGTCATTGAGTG GATACCTTTCTGGTCTGGTGTAAGACTTGCAGTTATCTTCTGCTTAGTGATGCCTCAGTTTGAGGGTGCATGTCTTGCCTACCAAGGCCTTGTAAGTTCATTTATTGACAGGTTTGACATGCTAATGGAGGAGAGACTTTGTAAGAGAAGAACATTTTTGGATGCAGTAGACAAATACATCAACGAAAATGGATCAGAAGCTCTGGAAAAGCTTATTGCATCACAG ATGACACCACCAGAAGCAAGAGTGGAAAATAGATGCCTTGAGACTCCCCTCCTCAAGAAATCTGAGCAAGAATGGACCTGTGGCTTATGTAAGATGACTAGCGTCGGTTTGTCAACGCTGAATGCTCATCTTCAGGGAAGCATGCACAAGTCCAAGCTTGAGATCCTGAAAGCAAGCTTGCTTAATGCAAAAGATACAGGATCGTCGCCTTTG TCGCAGGTGCAACACACACGTTCATTTTCCGCTGCTTGGGATCTGAAGGGAACATATGCAGCTGCTGAGTTTAAAGAGAGAATGCCACCAAAAGAACCAGAGAACACTCTCCTCAAGAAAACTGAGCAAGAATGGACCTGTGATTTATGTAAGGTTACTACGGCGAGTAAGTCAATGTTGAATGCTCATTTTCAAGGGAGCAAGCACAAGTCCAAGCTTGAGTCCCCTAAAGCATGCTTACTTGATACGAAAGATACAGGTCCCCCGCCTTTG GTGGAGCATGCACAGTCACAAGAAACTGCAGATTCTGAGGTTAAAGAGATGACGCCGCGACAAGAAACTGCAGAAAAGTGGAACTGTGATATGTGCAAAGTGACAGCCATGGATCTGTTAACGTTTAACGGTCATCTTCAAGGGTGCAAACACAAGGCCAAGCTTGAGACTATCCAGAAAGAAAGCTTGGTTGATGCAAAAGATACAGGATCCTTCTCACCTTTG CATGCACAGCCAGTTTCTGCTGCTTGGGATCTGAACGGAACACTTGAAGCTGCTAAGGATAAAGAGATGATGCCGCCAAAAGAAACTCGAGAAACAAGACTCCTTGAAACCCCTCTCCTTAAAAAAGCTCAGCAAGAATGGACTGCCTTTATTACTAGC GTGGAGAATGTGCAGTCAATTCCTGCTGGGTGGGATCTGAAGGGAACATATGCAGCTGCTGAGGTTAAACAGATGATGCCGCCAAAAGAAACTGCAGAAAAGTCAGGCCCAGACCCAGAGACCCCTCTCCACGAGAAAGCTCATCAAGAATGGAACTGTGATCAGTGTAAGGTGACAACCACAGATCCGTTAACGTTAAACGGTCATCTTCAATGGGGCGAAGACAATGCCAAACTTGAGACTATCCTGAAAGAAAACTTGCTTGATGCAAAAGATACAGGACCCATCTTACCTTTG GTGCAGCACACACTGCCAGTTTCTGCTGCTTGGGATCTGAACGGAACACTTGAAGCTGCGAAGAATAAAAAGCTAATGCTACCAAAAGAAACTGCGGAAACCAGACTCCCAGAAACCCCTCTCCTCAAGAAAGCTCAGCAAGAATGGACTGCTTTTATTACTAAC GCGGAGCATGCACAGTCAATTCCTGCTGGTTGGGATCAGAAGGGAACATATGCAGCTTCTGAGGTTATAGAGATGATGCCGCCAACAGGAACTGCTGAAAAGGGGGACACAGGGACCCCTCTCCCCGAGAAAGCTCATCAAGAATGGCACTGTGATCTGTGCAAGGTGACAACCTCGGATCCGTTAATTCTGAATGGCCATCTTAAAGGGTGCAGACACAAGGCCAAGCTTAAGAGGTGCAGACACAAGGCCAAGCTTAAGACTATCCAGAAAGAAAGTTTGCTTGATACGGAAGATACAGGACCCTTATCACCTTTG GTTCAGCACGCACAGACAGTTTCTGCTAATTGGGATTTGAACGGAACAGTTGAAGTTGCTAAGGATAAAGAGATGATGCCACCAAAAGAAACTGCCGAAATGCGACTCCCAGAAACCTCTCTCCTCAAGAAATCTCAACAAGAATTGAATGGTGATATGTCCAAGGTTACTACTGAGAGTGAGTTCATGTTGAATGATCATCTTCAAGGTAGCCAACACAAGTCCAAGCTTGAGACCACCTTGAAAGCAAGCTTGCTCGAAGCAAAAGATACAGGACCTTCACCTTCG CAGGTGCAACACTTGCAGTCAGTTTCTGCCGCATGGGATCTGAATGGAACACATGCAGCTTTTGAGGAAGAAAAGATAGTGCCACCAAAAGAAACTGCAGAAAGGAGACTCCCAGCAAGCCCTCTCCTCAAGAAAGATAAGCAAGAATGGGCTGGTGATCTATGCAAGGTACCTACCGAGAGTGTGTCAACGCTGAATGATCATCTTGAAGCGAGCAACCCCAACTCCAAGCTTGAGACAGCCCTGGAA GGAACATATGCAGCTGCTGAGATGGAAGGTTTAATGCTCCCAAAGGAAACTGCGGAAAACAGGCTCCCAGAAACCCCCCTCCTCAAAACAGATCAGCCAGAAGGGACCGGTGATGTGTTCAATGTGACTACCAAGAGAGACTCAATGTTAAATGATCATGTTCAAGGCAACCAACCCAAGTCCAAGCTTGAGAGAGCCTTGAAAGCAAGTTTGCTCAAAGCTAAAGATACAGGACTCTCATCTTTG CACACTCAGCCAGTTTCTGCTGCTTGGTTCCTGAAGGGAACATATGTAGCTTCTGAGGCTAGAGAGATAAGAACACCAAAAGAAACTGCAGAAAAGAGAAGTCCAGAGATCCCTCTTATCGAGAATGCTCAGCAAAAATGGACCTCTGATCCATGCAAGGTGACAACCACAAATAAGATACCGTTAAATGGTCATCTTCAGGAGACAAAACACAAGGACAAGCTTGAGTTCACCAAGAAAGAAAGCTTGCTTGAACTTGAAAAGCATACTGCAAGCAAG AATGGACATGTTAAAGGGAGTGATTCCCACAGAGATGTCCAAGTTGTAAAATCAGAGGTGAAAAATGGTTCCCCGGCAGCTCTAAAAGAG GTGCAGTATATGCAGCCAATTGAGGTTCCCAAATGTACATATTCCAATACTGAGGTTAAAGAGACGAAGCCACCACTGAAAGCAAGTCGCGCAGGAAATCCTCCCTTCAAGAAAGAACGGATTGTAAAGTCAGAGGCAAAAAATGGTTCATCGGCATTACAAGAG GTGCAGTATGCACAGCGACTCAAGGTTCCTGGAAAAACATATGCCAATACTGAGGTTAAAGAGACAATGCCACCACCAGAAGCAAGTCGTGCAGTAACTCCTCCCCTCAAGCAAGAATGGAGATGTGCTTTATGTAAGGTGAAAGCCACGGGTGAGAAAGATTTGAATGCTCATCTTCTGGGAAATAAACACAAGGACAAGTTAGAATCACTGAAAAAAAGGAAGGGAAAGCTGGTTGTGTTAGAGATTAGTGGGACATTTAGACACTGGTGCATTCTATGTGATGCGAAGATGGCTACTGATGTTGCTTTGGCTTCTCATATTGGAGGGAAACGACATGCCTCTCGCATCGATGAAATCGAGAAACTTGAAACTAGCCTTTCAGCAGGTCAGTGTCAATGA